In one Brassica oleracea var. oleracea cultivar TO1000 chromosome C9, BOL, whole genome shotgun sequence genomic region, the following are encoded:
- the LOC106315262 gene encoding uncharacterized protein LOC106315262: MRCNIGDGKTASFWFDWWTDLGPLITVFGNRGPRNLRIPIDSHVCAAALNGEWRLPAARSEEAETLQVVLSTMQPPSDSRGKDGFLWRSGQCSFKHKFSSKSTWNFIREPAPLISWSKLVWFKEHIPRCSFVCWMAMLNRLPTKDRLISWGMTVPPVCSLCSLNPESHDHLFFSCPYYVAVWTHFSGWMFSIPPVSLASVAHITEQAHIVSRSGAQSIIKLLIQVVIYNLWRERNHRIFRHTSSSEAAIISGVDRSMRDRLLSLPPPSQGSLSFSRSTFPSVLLLRLSFV, translated from the coding sequence ATGCGATGTAATATTGGAGATGGAAAGACTGCCAGTTTCTGGTTTGATTGGTGGACTGATCTTGGACCCCTGATCACTGTTTTTGGGAATAGAGGACCGAGGAATTTACGGATCCCTATTGACTCCCATGTGTGCGCAGCTGCGCTGAATGGTGAATGGAGACTCCCTGCAGCAAGGTCTGAAGAAGCTGAAACACTCCAAGTTGTTCTGTCAACTATGCAACCACCGTCTGATTCTCGTGGCAAGGACGGCTTCCTTTGGCGCTCTGGGCAATGCTCATTTAAGCACAAGTTCTCCTCCAAATCTACTTGGAACTTTATCAGGGAGCCTGCCCCGTTGATATCTTGGAGTAAGCTGGTATGGTTTAAGGAACATATTCCGCGATGCTCTTTTGTATGTTGGATGGCTATGCTTAACAGGTTACCCACGAAGGACAGGCTCATCTCTTGGGGAATGACAGTTCCACCGGTGTGTTCCCTTTGTTCCTTAAACCCCGAGTCTCATGATCATCTCTTCTTCAGCTGTCCTTACTATGTGGCTGTTTGGACTCATTTCTCTGGATGGATGTTCAGTATCCCACCTGTATCTCTCGCCTCTGTAGCACACATTACTGAGCAGGCTCACATTGTATCTCGCTCAGGTGCTCAGTCGATTATAAAGCTCTTGATACAGGTCGTTATCTACAACCTATGGAGAGAGAGGAACCACCGCATCTTCAGGCACACATCATCTTCCGAAGCTGCAATCATTAGCGGAGTTGATCGCTCTATGAGAGATCGTCTCTTATCACTGCCACCTCCATCGCAAGGATCACTGTCCTTCTCTCGCTCTACTTTTCCATCCGTTCTTCTTCTCCGCCTTAGCTTTGTTTAG
- the LOC106313953 gene encoding histone H3.3: MVRSKQKARMMSTGARLPPRITNMMRVTPCNRSIKKPYRYRPGTVALREIRMYQKNTYPLIPKLPFQRLVKEIGQSLEADLRFQSSAIDALQEAAEAFLVEFFHDANLFAIHAKRVTIMRKDIMLAKRLRGDKL; this comes from the coding sequence ATGGTTCGTTCCAAACAGAAGGCTAGGATGATGTCCACAGGAGCTAGGCTCCCTCCGCGGATTACCAATATGATGAGAGTAACACCCTGTAACCGTAGCATTAAGAAGCCGTATAGGTACAGGCCAGGAACTGTGGCGCTAAGAGAGATCAGAATGTATCAGAAGAACACATATCCACTGATCCCAAAACTTCCATTCCAAAGATTGGTGAAAGAAATAGGCCAAAGTTTGGAGGCAGACTTACGTTTCCAGAGCAGCGCTATTGATGCTCTCCAAGAAGCAGCTGAAGCTTTTCTCGTTGAGTTCTTTCATGACGCCAATTTGTTTGCCATACATGCCAAGCGAGTGACTATCATGCGTAAAGACATCATGCTTGCTAAAAGGCTTCGAGGTGATAAACTTTGA
- the LOC106312878 gene encoding IRK-interacting protein isoform X1, which translates to MASSETKMNKGREKEEAIANGVKMRALQAGLMQKSSPSSTYNSIRIPSSSSPASRPLPNLSAHDYPVFTPSYEDEPVSAFHHKNLTLSETWDESGVGLVEGDEEQDLRHTYHSDSYKTSTSRKTLTPQQDSHVYTMSDALRSPPLHFYTTGRSNCGGSVDFRSVSSCNEYKQRGFDTKSLKSSNLVVPLTDSHSVVVASQTRNRGGRVMSWLFPKLKRKQKSSNSIFNSPSRTEKSEEVSHEVLKDSGSSGGEKLKRELMEANRSRDAALTQVEEMKSSLGEFSEKLQYLESYCDGLKKALRQATEVVSQENSNKAVKKTNSEMPVSEEVMVEGFLQIVSESRLSIKQFLKTLVTEVDEEDTTLMSNINTLLQPYNLSFTSKYSKIIQYHLESIISQTIYQDFENCIFQKNGKPKLLDPEQERQAKFSSFASLRNLSWNEVLKKGTKYYSEEFSSFCDEKMSLIITTLKWTRPWSEQMLQAFFVAAKCVWLLHLLAFSFRPALGILRVEENRVFESSYMEDMGGGDRERIQRSSASRGQGRVKVMVMPGFYIQDRVLRCKVLCRFFKSQRCGNKRLGGNWGKSCG; encoded by the exons ATGGCTTCTTCTGAAACAAAAATGAACAAGGGAAGAGAAAAAGAAGAAGCCATAGCAAACGGTGTGAAGATGAGGGCACTTCAAGCTGGTCTTATGCAGAAGTCAAGCCCTTCCTCTACTTACAACAGTATCAGAATCCCTTCTTCATCATCTCCAGCTTCTCGTCCTCTCCCCAACCTCTCTGCTCATGACTATCCTGTTTTCACTCCT AGCTATGAAGATGAGCCTGTATCTGCATTTCATCACAAGAATCTCACACTATCTGAAACTTGGGATGAATCTGGTGTTGGTTTAGTAGAAGGAGATGAAGAACAAGACTTGAGACACACGTATCACTCTGATTCTTACAAAACCTCAACTTCAAGAAAGACTTTAACCCCTCAGCAAGATTCCCATGTTTACACCATGTCGGACGCTCTTAGATCCCCACCGTTACATTTTTACACAACCGGTAGAAGTAACTGTGGTGGCTCGGTTGATTTTAGATCGGTCTCTTCTTGCAATGAGTACAAGCAAAGAGGTTTTGATACCAAGAGCTTGAAGAGCTCTAATCTTGTTGTGCCCTTGACGGATTCTCACTCTGTTGTTGTTGCTTCTCAGACAAGGAACCGTGGAGGCAGAGTGATGTCTTGGTTGTTCCCCAAGTTAAAGAGGAAGCAAAAGAGTAGTAACTCAATCTTTAACTCTCCTAGTAGAACCGAGAAATCAGAAGAGGTTTCTCATGAGGTGTTGAAAGACTCTGGTTCTTCTGGTGGCGAGAAGCTGAAGAGAGAGTTGATGGAAGCAAACAGAAGCAGAGACGCTGCGTTAACTCAAGTTGAAGAGATGAAATCTTCGTTGGGAGAGTTCAGCGAGAAGCTTCAGTACTTGGAAAGTTACTGTGACGGTTTAAAGAAAGCTTTGAGACAAGCAACAGAAGTAGTCTCACAAGAGAATAGTAACAAAGCAGTGAAGAAGACGAACTCAGAGATGCCAGTGAGTGAAGAGGTGATGGTTGAAGGGTTCTTGCAGATCGTATCCGAATCAAGATTATCGATAAAGCAGTTCTTGAAAACATTAGTCACAGAGGTAGACGAAGAAGACACGACTCTAATGAGCAACATCAACACTCTCCTTCAACCATACAACTTATCATTCACCTCAAAGTACTCCAAGATCATTCAGTACCACTTGGAATCCATCATAAGCCAAACAATATACCAAGACTTCGAGAACTGCATCTTCCAGAAGAACGGTAAGCCCAAACTACTCGATCCAGAACAAGAACGTCAAGCTAAATTCTCATCGTTTGCTTCCTTAAGAAACTTGAGCTGGAACGAGGTCTTGAAAAAGGGCACAAAATACTACAGCGAGGAGTTTAGTAGTTTCTGCGACGAGAAGATGAGTTTGATCATTACAACGTTGAAGTGGACGAGACCCTGGTCTGAACAAATGCTTCAAGCGTTCTTTGTAGCTGCGAAATGTGTGTGGTTGCTTCATTTGCTTGCCTTCTCGTTTAGGCCAGCGTTAGGGATCTTGAGGGTGGAAGAAAACAGAGTGTTTGAGTCGAGTTATATGGAAGATATGGGTGGAGGAGATCGAGAGAGGATACAGAGATCGTCAGCGTCACGTGGACAAGGGCGGGTTAAGGTTATGGTGATGCCAGGGTTTTATATACAAGATAGGGTTTTAAGATGTAAGGTTCTTTGCAG
- the LOC106312878 gene encoding IRK-interacting protein isoform X2 — translation MASSETKMNKGREKEEAIANGVKMRALQAGLMQKSSPSSTYNSIRIPSSSSPASRPLPNLSAHDYPVFTPSYEDEPVSAFHHKNLTLSETWDESGVGLVEGDEEQDLRHTYHSDSYKTSTSRKTLTPQQDSHVYTMSDALRSPPLHFYTTGRSNCGGSVDFRSVSSCNEYKQRGFDTKSLKSSNLVVPLTDSHSVVVASQTRNRGGRVMSWLFPKLKRKQKSSNSIFNSPSRTEKSEEVSHEVLKDSGSSGGEKLKRELMEANRSRDAALTQVEEMKSSLGEFSEKLQYLESYCDGLKKALRQATEVVSQENSNKAVKKTNSEMPVSEEVMVEGFLQIVSESRLSIKQFLKTLVTEVDEEDTTLMSNINTLLQPYNLSFTSKYSKIIQYHLESIISQTIYQDFENCIFQKNGKPKLLDPEQERQAKFSSFASLRNLSWNEVLKKGTKYYSEEFSSFCDEKMSLIITTLKWTRPWSEQMLQAFFVAAKCVWLLHLLAFSFRPALGILRVEENRVFESSYMEDMGGGDRERIQRSSASRGQGRVKVMVMPGFYIQDRVLRCKVLCRYKSLG, via the exons ATGGCTTCTTCTGAAACAAAAATGAACAAGGGAAGAGAAAAAGAAGAAGCCATAGCAAACGGTGTGAAGATGAGGGCACTTCAAGCTGGTCTTATGCAGAAGTCAAGCCCTTCCTCTACTTACAACAGTATCAGAATCCCTTCTTCATCATCTCCAGCTTCTCGTCCTCTCCCCAACCTCTCTGCTCATGACTATCCTGTTTTCACTCCT AGCTATGAAGATGAGCCTGTATCTGCATTTCATCACAAGAATCTCACACTATCTGAAACTTGGGATGAATCTGGTGTTGGTTTAGTAGAAGGAGATGAAGAACAAGACTTGAGACACACGTATCACTCTGATTCTTACAAAACCTCAACTTCAAGAAAGACTTTAACCCCTCAGCAAGATTCCCATGTTTACACCATGTCGGACGCTCTTAGATCCCCACCGTTACATTTTTACACAACCGGTAGAAGTAACTGTGGTGGCTCGGTTGATTTTAGATCGGTCTCTTCTTGCAATGAGTACAAGCAAAGAGGTTTTGATACCAAGAGCTTGAAGAGCTCTAATCTTGTTGTGCCCTTGACGGATTCTCACTCTGTTGTTGTTGCTTCTCAGACAAGGAACCGTGGAGGCAGAGTGATGTCTTGGTTGTTCCCCAAGTTAAAGAGGAAGCAAAAGAGTAGTAACTCAATCTTTAACTCTCCTAGTAGAACCGAGAAATCAGAAGAGGTTTCTCATGAGGTGTTGAAAGACTCTGGTTCTTCTGGTGGCGAGAAGCTGAAGAGAGAGTTGATGGAAGCAAACAGAAGCAGAGACGCTGCGTTAACTCAAGTTGAAGAGATGAAATCTTCGTTGGGAGAGTTCAGCGAGAAGCTTCAGTACTTGGAAAGTTACTGTGACGGTTTAAAGAAAGCTTTGAGACAAGCAACAGAAGTAGTCTCACAAGAGAATAGTAACAAAGCAGTGAAGAAGACGAACTCAGAGATGCCAGTGAGTGAAGAGGTGATGGTTGAAGGGTTCTTGCAGATCGTATCCGAATCAAGATTATCGATAAAGCAGTTCTTGAAAACATTAGTCACAGAGGTAGACGAAGAAGACACGACTCTAATGAGCAACATCAACACTCTCCTTCAACCATACAACTTATCATTCACCTCAAAGTACTCCAAGATCATTCAGTACCACTTGGAATCCATCATAAGCCAAACAATATACCAAGACTTCGAGAACTGCATCTTCCAGAAGAACGGTAAGCCCAAACTACTCGATCCAGAACAAGAACGTCAAGCTAAATTCTCATCGTTTGCTTCCTTAAGAAACTTGAGCTGGAACGAGGTCTTGAAAAAGGGCACAAAATACTACAGCGAGGAGTTTAGTAGTTTCTGCGACGAGAAGATGAGTTTGATCATTACAACGTTGAAGTGGACGAGACCCTGGTCTGAACAAATGCTTCAAGCGTTCTTTGTAGCTGCGAAATGTGTGTGGTTGCTTCATTTGCTTGCCTTCTCGTTTAGGCCAGCGTTAGGGATCTTGAGGGTGGAAGAAAACAGAGTGTTTGAGTCGAGTTATATGGAAGATATGGGTGGAGGAGATCGAGAGAGGATACAGAGATCGTCAGCGTCACGTGGACAAGGGCGGGTTAAGGTTATGGTGATGCCAGGGTTTTATATACAAGATAGGGTTTTAAGATGTAAGGTTCTTTGCAGGTACAAGTCATTAGGGTGA